Proteins from one bacterium genomic window:
- a CDS encoding glutamate--cysteine ligase, translated as MRTPLGLFDAYGIEIEYMIVDDITLDVKPIADKVLFQLAGVYAPQLAVGELTWSNELAAHLLELKVTDPAPTFAGVAALFDSGVGRVNDILAEMGARLLPGGMHPWMDPARESGIWEHDGRAIYETLDRMFDVRRHGWLNLQSTHLNLPFSGDEEFGRLHAAVRLLLPIMPALAASSPVFDGKLAGALDARLEHYLVNQEEIPFLVAGGVPEPVYTRKEYGEIIARIEREIAVHDPARVLRAKWVNSRYAIPRFDRDTVEIRILDAQECPKADIGIGALIASVLRSMTNGRWIDVETQKAWPTKTLREIAAAVIKNGGDALMFDPEYLRAFGQPTRAPMRARDLWGHLFDAHKEDLAAADADAFEGIRTIVEKGCLAARIVDRLGPDPSPTRIKGVWRELSECLAAGAMYGE; from the coding sequence ATGAGGACGCCGCTTGGCCTGTTTGACGCCTACGGCATCGAAATCGAATACATGATCGTCGACGACATCACGCTCGACGTGAAGCCCATCGCCGACAAGGTGCTCTTCCAGCTTGCCGGTGTGTACGCCCCCCAGCTCGCCGTTGGCGAACTGACGTGGAGCAACGAATTGGCCGCGCATCTGCTGGAACTGAAGGTGACCGACCCCGCGCCGACTTTCGCGGGCGTCGCCGCGCTGTTCGATTCCGGCGTCGGCCGCGTCAACGACATCCTTGCCGAGATGGGCGCGCGCCTTCTGCCCGGCGGCATGCATCCCTGGATGGATCCGGCGCGCGAATCCGGAATCTGGGAACACGACGGCCGCGCGATCTACGAGACGCTCGACCGCATGTTCGACGTCCGCCGCCACGGCTGGCTGAACCTCCAGAGCACGCACCTCAACCTGCCGTTTTCGGGCGACGAGGAATTCGGGCGTCTGCACGCGGCGGTGCGCCTGCTGCTGCCGATCATGCCGGCGCTCGCCGCGTCGAGCCCCGTGTTCGACGGCAAATTGGCCGGCGCACTCGACGCGCGGCTCGAACATTATCTCGTCAACCAGGAGGAGATCCCGTTTCTCGTCGCCGGCGGCGTGCCCGAACCCGTCTACACGCGCAAGGAGTACGGCGAGATCATCGCCCGCATCGAGCGCGAGATCGCCGTTCACGATCCCGCGCGCGTGTTGCGCGCCAAGTGGGTGAATTCGCGCTACGCCATTCCCCGCTTCGACCGCGACACCGTCGAGATCCGCATCCTCGACGCGCAGGAGTGCCCCAAGGCCGACATCGGCATCGGCGCGCTCATCGCGTCCGTGCTGCGTTCGATGACAAACGGGCGGTGGATCGATGTCGAAACGCAAAAAGCCTGGCCGACCAAGACGCTGCGCGAGATCGCGGCGGCGGTCATCAAGAACGGCGGCGACGCGCTGATGTTCGATCCGGAATATCTGCGCGCGTTCGGCCAGCCGACCCGGGCGCCGATGCGCGCCCGCGACTTGTGGGGGCATCTCTTCGACGCGCACAAGGAAGACCTTGCCGCGGCCGACGCGGACGCGTTCGAGGGCATCCGCACCATTGTGGAAAAGGGTTGCCTGGCCGCGCGAATCGTCGATCGGCTCGGACCCGACCCGTCGCCCACGCGCATCAAGGGCGTGTGGCGCGAGTTGTCCGAATGCCTCGCGGCCGGGGCGATGTATGGCGAATAG
- a CDS encoding RimK family protein has protein sequence MNIYLVVEKPKDWPLAIPGVQVIAAREYLTGPPVAGRGVRVFNLCKSYRYQSLGYYVSLLADARGHKPLPRTSTILDMKSLSHVRFVSEDLDDLIEKSLARLASDRFTLSIYFGRNVAKQHDRLASKLFAMFRAPLLRATFSRNGGWHLTSVGPIPAADIPPEHHPFVIEAANAFFESRSQSKSTRPARFDLAILYSEDDPSPPSDERAIARFVRAAKRLSIEAEIIDKTDYDRVAEFDGLFVRETTSVPHHTFRFARRAVSEGLAVIDDPESILRCSNKVFLAELLSHHRIHTPRTVVVHPNNIDEVERTIGYPCVVKQPDSAFSMGVFKVENRAALIERVDALLDRSEFAIAQEFLPTPFDWRVGVLDRQPLFVCKYHMASRHWQIIRHSREKAYYGKVETIPVEAAPPRVVSAAVRAANLVGDGLYGVDVKLVGGRPYVIEVNDNPNIESDIEDKVLGDELYDRVMRAFLARMSRKRGIGP, from the coding sequence GTGAATATCTATCTCGTCGTCGAAAAGCCGAAGGACTGGCCGCTGGCCATTCCGGGCGTGCAGGTGATCGCCGCGCGGGAATACCTGACCGGCCCGCCGGTGGCCGGCCGCGGCGTGCGCGTGTTCAACCTGTGCAAGTCGTATCGATACCAGAGCCTCGGATACTACGTGTCGCTTCTGGCCGACGCGCGCGGGCACAAGCCGCTGCCGCGAACCAGCACGATTCTCGACATGAAATCGCTTTCGCACGTGCGCTTCGTGTCCGAGGACCTGGACGATCTGATCGAAAAGAGCCTTGCGCGTCTTGCGAGCGACCGCTTCACGCTGTCGATCTATTTCGGCCGGAACGTCGCCAAGCAGCACGATCGTCTCGCGTCCAAGCTGTTCGCCATGTTCCGCGCGCCGCTTCTGCGCGCGACCTTTTCGCGCAACGGCGGCTGGCATCTGACGAGCGTCGGTCCGATCCCCGCCGCGGACATCCCGCCGGAGCATCACCCCTTCGTGATCGAGGCGGCGAACGCGTTTTTCGAGTCGCGCTCCCAATCGAAATCCACGCGCCCCGCGCGCTTCGACCTGGCGATCCTCTACAGCGAGGACGACCCCTCGCCGCCGTCCGACGAGCGCGCCATCGCGAGGTTCGTGCGGGCGGCCAAACGCCTGTCCATCGAGGCGGAAATCATCGACAAGACGGACTACGACCGCGTCGCGGAGTTCGACGGTCTGTTCGTGCGTGAAACGACAAGCGTGCCGCATCACACCTTCCGCTTCGCGCGGCGCGCCGTGTCCGAGGGACTCGCGGTCATCGACGATCCGGAATCGATCCTGCGCTGCTCGAACAAGGTCTTCCTCGCCGAGCTGCTCTCGCATCATCGCATTCACACGCCGCGCACCGTCGTCGTGCATCCGAACAATATCGACGAGGTGGAAAGGACGATCGGTTACCCGTGCGTCGTCAAGCAGCCCGACAGTGCGTTTTCGATGGGCGTCTTCAAGGTTGAAAACCGCGCCGCCCTCATCGAACGCGTGGACGCGCTGCTCGATCGCTCCGAGTTCGCGATCGCGCAGGAATTCCTGCCCACGCCCTTTGACTGGCGCGTTGGCGTGCTGGATCGGCAGCCGCTTTTCGTCTGCAAATACCACATGGCGTCGCGCCATTGGCAGATCATCCGACACAGCCGCGAAAAGGCGTATTATGGAAAGGTGGAAACGATCCCGGTCGAAGCCGCGCCGCCGCGCGTCGTCAGCGCCGCCGTCCGCGCCGCGAATCTCGTCGGCGACGGCCTCTACGGCGTCGACGTCAAGCTCGTCGGAGGCCGGCCCTACGTGATCGAGGTCAACGACAACCCGAACATCGAGTCCGACATCGAGGACAAGGTGCTCGGCGACGAGCTGTACGACCGCGTGATGCGCGCGTTCCTCGCGCGCATGAGCCGCAAGAGAGGAATCGGCCCATGA
- a CDS encoding C39 family peptidase encodes MDAHVRPFSILPQPDETSCGPTCLHAVYRHFGDDHPLTDITEEIRWLSSGGTLAVFLGCHALSRGYRATIHTFNMDVFDPTWFTSGADLAAKLRAQLLAKRRAKMRVVTEGFLEFLRLGGQVVFEDLTTRLLRRYLAKATPVIAGLSATYLYREAREEPLSGREDDIRGEPVGHFVVLCGYRPETREVTVADPLRDNPYSDTHMYDIHIERVLGAILLGTLTHDDHLLILAPPAAPVRS; translated from the coding sequence ATGGACGCCCACGTCCGACCGTTCAGCATCCTTCCCCAGCCCGACGAGACAAGTTGCGGACCGACGTGCCTGCACGCGGTCTATCGCCACTTCGGGGACGATCATCCGTTGACCGATATCACCGAGGAGATCCGCTGGCTCTCAAGCGGGGGGACGCTCGCCGTTTTTCTCGGATGCCACGCGCTTTCCCGCGGATATCGCGCGACGATCCACACCTTCAACATGGACGTCTTCGATCCCACGTGGTTTACATCCGGCGCCGACCTTGCCGCCAAATTGCGCGCGCAGCTTCTGGCCAAGCGCCGCGCGAAAATGCGCGTCGTGACCGAGGGATTCCTCGAGTTCTTGCGTCTTGGCGGGCAGGTTGTATTCGAGGACCTGACGACGCGCCTTTTGCGCCGCTATCTTGCCAAAGCCACGCCCGTCATCGCGGGCCTGTCCGCGACTTATCTCTACCGAGAAGCGCGCGAAGAGCCGCTCTCCGGCCGCGAGGACGACATCCGCGGCGAGCCCGTCGGCCATTTCGTCGTGCTTTGCGGTTACCGACCCGAAACGCGCGAGGTGACCGTGGCCGACCCGCTGCGCGACAACCCCTATTCGGATACCCACATGTACGACATCCACATCGAGCGCGTCCTCGGCGCGATCCTTCTCGGGACGCTGACGCACGACGACCATCTGCTGATCCTCGCGCCGCCCGCCGCGCCCGTGCGTTCCTGA